A part of Halodesulfovibrio marinisediminis DSM 17456 genomic DNA contains:
- the thrC gene encoding threonine synthase — MKNASVFPEYRGEMEYYCLGCGKHFGIEELLYTCPECGGVFLLDNLDFEKLSERTGEEWRELFDTRAASKNSALRGIFRFYELMAPVLEEEDIVYLGEGNTPIVEANDHLAEKTGIRFAFKNDGQNPSASFKDRGMACAFAYLKALVRKHGWDDVLTVCASTGDTSAAAALYASHIGSPLKSAVLLPHGKVTPQQLSQPLGSGATVLEIPGVFDDCMKVVENLAENYRVALLNSKNSWRILGQESYAFEIAQWYDWDLKGKCVFVPVGNAGNITAVMGGFLKLHRLGIIEELPRVFGVQSHHADPVYQYYSVEDPEKREYKPVAVTPSVAQAAMIGNPVSFPRVKRFAEQFEAIGGKGSFQVIQVTEQSIMDSMIEANMNGHIACTQGGECYAGLKRAKELGLIAEDEFAILDATAHALKFSGFQDMYFSNNFSPEFGVQPDTSLANAPELVIEESAKAELAPEAFTEAAAKTIANKLGLHSK; from the coding sequence ATGAAAAACGCATCAGTATTCCCTGAATATCGGGGAGAGATGGAATACTACTGTCTTGGTTGTGGAAAACACTTCGGCATCGAAGAACTTTTGTACACCTGCCCAGAGTGTGGCGGCGTATTCCTGCTCGACAACCTCGACTTTGAAAAACTTTCCGAACGTACCGGTGAAGAATGGCGCGAACTGTTCGACACCCGTGCAGCTTCCAAGAACTCCGCACTGCGCGGCATCTTCCGTTTCTACGAATTGATGGCACCAGTTCTTGAAGAAGAAGACATCGTCTACTTAGGTGAAGGTAACACGCCTATCGTAGAAGCGAACGACCACCTTGCTGAAAAAACAGGTATTCGTTTTGCTTTCAAAAACGATGGTCAGAACCCAAGTGCGTCTTTTAAAGACCGCGGCATGGCGTGTGCTTTTGCCTACTTAAAAGCCCTCGTACGCAAACACGGCTGGGACGATGTTCTTACCGTATGTGCATCCACAGGTGACACATCCGCAGCAGCGGCTCTGTACGCCTCACACATCGGCTCTCCGCTCAAGTCTGCAGTACTCCTGCCACACGGCAAAGTTACCCCGCAGCAGCTTTCTCAGCCTCTTGGTTCCGGTGCGACCGTACTGGAAATCCCAGGGGTATTTGATGACTGCATGAAGGTTGTAGAAAACCTTGCAGAAAACTACCGTGTTGCCCTGCTCAACTCCAAAAACAGCTGGCGCATTCTCGGTCAGGAATCCTACGCATTCGAAATTGCGCAGTGGTATGACTGGGATCTCAAAGGTAAATGCGTATTCGTACCAGTAGGTAACGCAGGTAACATCACCGCTGTTATGGGCGGGTTCCTCAAACTGCATCGCCTTGGCATCATCGAAGAGCTTCCACGTGTATTCGGTGTGCAGTCTCACCACGCAGACCCAGTATACCAGTACTACAGCGTAGAAGACCCTGAAAAACGAGAATACAAGCCGGTTGCGGTTACTCCGTCCGTTGCACAGGCTGCAATGATCGGTAACCCTGTATCCTTCCCACGTGTTAAGCGTTTCGCAGAGCAGTTTGAAGCTATCGGCGGCAAAGGCTCTTTCCAGGTAATACAGGTAACCGAACAGTCCATCATGGATTCCATGATCGAAGCTAACATGAACGGACACATTGCATGTACTCAGGGCGGTGAATGTTACGCAGGCCTCAAACGAGCAAAAGAACTCGGTCTCATCGCTGAAGACGAGTTTGCAATCCTTGATGCTACCGCACATGCGCTCAAGTTCTCCGGCTTCCAGGACATGTACTTCAGCAATAACTTCTCGCCAGAATTCGGTGTACAGCCAGACACTTCTCTTGCAAATGCACCAGAGCTGGTCATTGAAGAATCTGCAAAAGCAGAGCTGGCACCTGAAGCATTCACTGAAGCTGCTGCCAAGACAATTGCCAACAAGCTGGGGCTTCATAGCAAATAG
- the plsY gene encoding glycerol-3-phosphate 1-O-acyltransferase PlsY, whose protein sequence is MLAKLLWLGIAYIMGSIPFGLVIAKATCGIDPRLDGSKNVGATNVARLCGFKFGVATLICDLLKGAIPVAIAFTISHNWLFLSLVALAALMGHVRSCFLDFKGGKAVATTVGVFIPLAFYPMLFSCIASAFVIWRSGYVSLGSLTLVVTLPIFLFLSGHWSFIPLALVVLALVFWTHRENIGRLSRGEEKSWLKKKHEEQA, encoded by the coding sequence ATGCTGGCAAAACTTCTCTGGCTTGGTATCGCGTACATTATGGGTTCCATCCCGTTTGGTCTGGTTATCGCTAAAGCTACCTGCGGAATCGATCCACGACTTGATGGCAGTAAAAACGTTGGCGCAACCAACGTAGCCCGTCTTTGTGGCTTTAAGTTCGGCGTTGCAACTCTGATATGTGACCTTCTTAAAGGCGCAATTCCGGTAGCAATCGCATTTACCATCAGTCACAACTGGTTATTTTTAAGCCTTGTTGCCCTTGCAGCCCTCATGGGACATGTACGTTCCTGCTTCCTTGATTTTAAAGGTGGCAAAGCTGTAGCAACAACTGTTGGCGTTTTTATTCCGCTGGCATTTTACCCGATGCTTTTTAGCTGCATTGCCAGTGCATTTGTAATCTGGCGCTCCGGTTATGTGTCTTTGGGTTCACTTACACTCGTAGTAACCCTTCCTATATTCCTGTTCCTGTCCGGTCATTGGTCCTTTATTCCTTTGGCTCTCGTAGTGCTTGCACTCGTATTCTGGACTCATAGAGAAAACATCGGTCGCCTCTCTCGCGGCGAAGAAAAATCGTGGCTTAAAAAGAAGCACGAGGAACAAGCATAA
- a CDS encoding lysophospholipid acyltransferase family protein, whose protein sequence is MMRRSIEDININLDFIPPKVKKVLAPIKKPLMHMTRVDGLFNVYDSISRRENPLDFCQNGLEILNVKMEALGRGLSDIPLDKPLVIVSNHPFGGIEGLGLMAEMLPLRPECKFLANFLLGVMPELRPCMIEVNPFDTKEARRANVRGLRNAISHVSEGGSLVVFPAGEVSHLQPKLGGIVDPVWNRNVARIIRKTNADVLPLYFHGRNSLFFNMMGMVHPLARTALLPAQLYNKRNKKITYSVGNIIPSSMLKTFATEDDVTNYLRVRSYSLAKRPSSKKFFIPFKKEKDQMEIAEARPHDSLLREIENLPKEQILVNENGFTVFEAQAFQIPNMLHDLGRLRELTFRPVGEGTGLDLDLDTYDYEYDHLILWDDNKECIAGAYRLGCTDNIVPRSGVKGMYCSTLFKFKPEFFSRFEHAVELGRAIVHPEYQKDYSPLMLLWKGIGQYILRRPGTRYLFGPCSLPLEFNPFTLMTAVDYLKEHHIDTELSSLVAGKKTPKLKLPKGIPSAFNIADLSFTGLNGLVRDMEDGRTMPILFKHYLRLAGKIGAFHVDTAFGSLDAFLMIDLSETPLRMLKRYLGDKEAVQLLESFEGAEKSS, encoded by the coding sequence ATGATGAGACGGAGTATTGAAGATATAAATATTAATCTAGATTTTATTCCGCCTAAGGTTAAGAAGGTGTTGGCACCGATCAAAAAGCCATTGATGCACATGACTCGTGTAGATGGGTTGTTTAATGTGTACGACAGCATCTCCCGGCGAGAAAATCCCCTTGATTTTTGTCAGAATGGATTGGAGATCTTAAATGTAAAGATGGAGGCTCTGGGCAGAGGGCTGAGCGATATACCGCTGGATAAGCCGCTTGTTATCGTTTCCAACCATCCATTTGGCGGTATTGAAGGACTGGGGCTCATGGCAGAAATGTTGCCATTACGTCCTGAGTGTAAGTTCCTTGCGAATTTCTTACTTGGAGTCATGCCAGAGCTGCGTCCATGCATGATTGAAGTAAATCCTTTTGATACCAAAGAGGCTCGTCGTGCTAATGTCCGTGGACTTCGTAATGCCATTTCCCATGTTTCAGAAGGTGGAAGCCTTGTGGTGTTCCCTGCTGGAGAAGTTTCCCACCTTCAACCTAAACTGGGTGGTATTGTTGATCCTGTTTGGAACCGAAACGTAGCGCGAATTATCCGCAAAACTAATGCAGATGTTCTTCCTCTCTATTTCCATGGACGTAATAGCCTGTTCTTTAATATGATGGGCATGGTGCATCCTCTTGCACGCACAGCATTGCTTCCTGCACAGCTTTATAACAAACGGAATAAGAAAATTACCTACAGCGTGGGGAATATTATCCCGTCAAGCATGCTGAAGACCTTTGCAACAGAAGATGATGTGACAAACTACCTGCGTGTACGTAGCTATTCACTTGCAAAGCGTCCTTCTTCCAAGAAATTTTTTATACCATTCAAAAAAGAAAAAGATCAGATGGAAATTGCAGAAGCTCGTCCGCATGATTCGCTTCTGAGAGAAATCGAAAATCTTCCGAAAGAGCAAATCTTAGTAAATGAAAACGGGTTTACCGTATTCGAAGCTCAAGCATTCCAGATTCCGAACATGTTGCACGATCTTGGCCGCCTGCGTGAATTAACCTTCCGTCCTGTCGGGGAAGGTACAGGTCTCGATCTTGATCTCGATACTTACGATTATGAATATGACCATCTTATCTTATGGGACGATAATAAAGAGTGTATTGCTGGAGCGTACCGTCTCGGTTGCACTGACAATATCGTTCCAAGAAGCGGCGTGAAAGGTATGTACTGCAGCACGCTGTTTAAATTTAAACCGGAGTTTTTCTCCCGTTTTGAACATGCAGTAGAGCTCGGTCGTGCTATTGTACATCCAGAATATCAGAAGGACTACAGTCCGTTGATGTTGCTTTGGAAAGGGATCGGACAGTATATCCTTCGCCGTCCTGGTACACGTTATCTGTTTGGGCCATGTAGTTTGCCGCTCGAATTTAATCCATTTACGCTCATGACAGCTGTGGACTATCTGAAAGAGCATCATATCGACACAGAGCTTTCTAGTCTCGTAGCAGGCAAAAAAACTCCTAAGCTCAAACTCCCGAAAGGTATTCCGTCAGCGTTCAATATCGCAGACCTCAGCTTCACCGGTCTCAACGGTCTCGTACGTGATATGGAAGATGGCAGAACTATGCCGATTCTTTTTAAGCACTACCTTCGCCTTGCAGGTAAAATTGGTGCGTTTCATGTTGATACTGCCTTCGGAAGTCTTGATGCATTTCTTATGATTGACCTTTCTGAAACACCGTTGCGTATGCTCAAGCGTTACCTCGGTGATAAGGAGGCTGTGCAGTTACTTGAATCTTTTGAGGGAGCTGAAAAGTCATCTTAG
- a CDS encoding ubiquitin family protein, which produces MPEEKVVYTRPYGVTVTLQPQNETRTLKARSVRQLLNIIKVSPTTVLVIRNKELLTPDRKLFHGDEIIVRTVVSSG; this is translated from the coding sequence ATGCCTGAAGAAAAAGTTGTTTACACCAGACCGTATGGAGTCACAGTAACACTCCAGCCACAAAACGAAACTCGAACACTTAAGGCTCGTTCTGTGCGCCAACTTTTAAACATTATTAAAGTAAGTCCAACCACTGTGCTTGTTATCCGCAACAAAGAATTACTTACACCAGACAGAAAGCTTTTTCACGGCGACGAAATTATCGTCCGCACCGTTGTATCCAGCGGCTAG
- a CDS encoding ATP-binding protein: MKCKVCKATAVVSLPSHNTGFCADCFMSFYERSVERSIRRQKLFTFEDKILVALSGGKDSLACALVLKKLGYQVHGLHIDLAIPESSAAARGVVERFCATHDIPLIVKEMEEEDLQIPRVKKVLSRSVCSACGRIKRYFFNKVAMDEGFTALATGHNLDDEIARLFSNTLRWDIPHLSDQGPLLEAENGFARKVRPLFRLTEFENANYAFLNDLEYHYAPCPYSPGATSTAYKKLWNQLEEDMPGRKLAFYTAFLAHGREPFRQFEKEEGTKPVPCERCGYPTSAGICGVCRTRDAVAADSE; this comes from the coding sequence ATGAAATGTAAAGTATGTAAAGCAACTGCGGTTGTTTCACTTCCCAGCCACAATACCGGCTTTTGCGCTGACTGTTTTATGTCTTTCTACGAACGCTCTGTAGAACGCAGCATCCGTCGTCAAAAGCTGTTCACATTCGAAGATAAAATTCTCGTAGCCCTTTCTGGCGGTAAAGACTCCCTTGCCTGTGCGCTCGTACTAAAGAAGCTCGGCTATCAAGTTCACGGCCTGCACATCGATCTCGCAATTCCAGAAAGCTCAGCAGCTGCACGCGGTGTTGTTGAACGCTTCTGCGCAACACACGACATCCCACTCATTGTAAAAGAGATGGAAGAAGAAGATCTTCAGATCCCGCGTGTTAAAAAAGTTCTTTCCCGCTCCGTTTGTTCTGCATGCGGTCGAATCAAACGTTACTTCTTCAACAAAGTTGCCATGGATGAAGGCTTTACCGCCCTCGCCACAGGTCACAACCTTGATGACGAAATTGCACGACTTTTCTCAAACACCCTTCGTTGGGATATTCCACACCTCAGCGACCAAGGCCCACTGTTGGAAGCAGAAAACGGCTTTGCCCGCAAAGTACGTCCGCTCTTCCGCCTTACTGAATTTGAAAACGCAAACTACGCGTTCCTTAATGATCTGGAATACCATTACGCACCATGTCCATATTCTCCAGGCGCGACTTCCACAGCGTACAAAAAGCTCTGGAACCAGCTTGAAGAAGATATGCCGGGACGTAAGCTTGCATTTTACACAGCATTCCTCGCTCATGGCCGCGAGCCATTCCGTCAGTTCGAAAAAGAGGAAGGCACCAAGCCAGTACCTTGCGAACGTTGCGGATACCCGACATCAGCTGGCATCTGTGGCGTATGTCGCACCCGTGATGCTGTAGCTGCTGACAGCGAATAA
- a CDS encoding glutamine synthetase III family protein has translation MSGSLARLNAISAVNKTTSTSKPLNFLEEKPTDLFGCNVFNDKVMQEHLPKPVYKSLKRTMENGEQMDPSIADAVASAMKEWALSRGATHYTHVFYPLTGLTAEKHDSFLEPDGRGGAIAQFSGSTLIQGEPDASSFPNGGLRTTFEARGYTAWDITNPAYLLENDNGVFLCIPTAFVSWTGEALDKKTPLLRSNQAIHTQTSRLLKLLGHKNFGRIQNFAGVEQEYFLVDRNFYFARPDLYLAGRTLFGAKPAKGQEQDDHYFGTIPKRVLAFMIEVERDLYKLGVPVKTRHNEVAPGQYEIAPMFEDSNLANDHNQMIMSVLKSVAKRYGMACLMHEKPFAGINGSGKHLNYSIGNGDFGSLFDPGETPHENAQFLLFCAAMIRAVHKNGPLLRSSVACASNDHRLGANEAPPAIMSIFLGQQLTDIFEQIKKGDEVTSKAKGILRVGVDTLPPLPMDAGDRNRTSPFAFTGNRFEFRAVGSSQSIAGAQLILNTILADSLDYISNRLENLMYGENWELNDAVTKIIQEIIQEHDAVIFNGDGYSSEWAVEAEKRGLANLRTTPEALPALNTDESVKLFESFGVLSKRELDSRTSIFFEQYVNAIQTEVGLAIKISRTSILPAAVRYQTELARNCLNMKELGLGCVQGPLTTLTENLNGLESAANELETMLTQKHSDEQEHAQFLCNKVLPVMTELREYADRLEEIVADDLWPLPTYQEMLFIK, from the coding sequence ATGAGTGGATCGTTAGCAAGACTTAACGCCATTTCGGCAGTAAACAAAACAACATCAACAAGTAAGCCTTTAAACTTCCTTGAAGAGAAGCCAACAGACCTGTTTGGCTGTAACGTGTTCAATGACAAAGTCATGCAGGAACACCTTCCTAAGCCTGTGTACAAATCTCTCAAACGCACAATGGAAAATGGCGAGCAGATGGACCCATCCATTGCAGATGCAGTAGCTTCCGCAATGAAAGAGTGGGCCCTCTCCAGAGGTGCGACACATTACACACACGTATTTTACCCGCTGACAGGCCTCACCGCTGAAAAACATGACAGCTTCCTTGAGCCTGACGGCCGTGGCGGTGCGATTGCTCAATTCTCCGGCTCTACCCTTATTCAGGGTGAACCTGATGCCTCCAGCTTCCCTAACGGCGGTTTGCGTACCACTTTTGAAGCGCGCGGCTACACTGCATGGGACATTACAAACCCTGCATACCTTTTAGAAAACGACAACGGGGTATTCCTTTGCATCCCGACAGCGTTTGTTTCTTGGACCGGCGAAGCTCTCGACAAAAAAACTCCGCTTCTTCGTTCAAACCAGGCAATTCACACTCAGACTAGCCGCCTGCTCAAGCTGCTCGGTCACAAAAATTTTGGACGCATTCAGAACTTTGCCGGTGTTGAACAGGAATATTTCCTTGTTGACCGCAACTTCTACTTCGCACGTCCGGACCTCTATCTTGCCGGCCGCACCCTTTTCGGTGCAAAGCCTGCGAAAGGTCAGGAACAGGACGACCATTACTTCGGCACCATTCCTAAACGTGTTCTCGCTTTCATGATCGAAGTTGAACGCGATCTCTACAAACTCGGTGTACCAGTAAAAACCCGTCACAACGAGGTTGCACCTGGTCAGTACGAAATTGCTCCGATGTTTGAGGACTCCAACCTCGCGAATGACCATAACCAGATGATCATGAGCGTATTGAAAAGTGTTGCTAAACGCTACGGTATGGCGTGTCTCATGCACGAAAAACCGTTTGCAGGCATCAACGGTTCCGGTAAACACTTGAACTACTCCATCGGTAATGGCGACTTCGGCAGCCTTTTTGATCCAGGCGAAACTCCGCATGAAAACGCACAGTTCCTGCTTTTCTGTGCAGCGATGATCCGTGCGGTTCACAAAAACGGCCCACTGCTCCGCTCCAGTGTGGCATGCGCTAGCAACGATCACCGTCTTGGCGCTAACGAAGCACCTCCGGCGATCATGTCCATCTTCCTCGGACAGCAGCTTACCGATATTTTTGAGCAGATCAAAAAAGGTGACGAGGTTACCTCTAAAGCAAAAGGCATCCTGCGTGTAGGCGTAGACACTTTGCCGCCACTGCCAATGGACGCAGGTGACCGTAACCGTACAAGCCCATTTGCTTTCACAGGCAACCGTTTTGAGTTCCGTGCAGTTGGCTCCAGCCAGTCAATCGCCGGTGCACAGCTTATACTTAACACTATTCTTGCTGACTCTCTGGATTACATTTCCAACCGTCTTGAGAACCTCATGTACGGTGAGAACTGGGAACTCAACGATGCAGTAACCAAAATTATTCAGGAAATCATTCAGGAGCATGATGCTGTTATATTCAACGGTGACGGCTACTCTTCTGAATGGGCAGTAGAAGCTGAAAAACGCGGTCTTGCTAACCTCCGCACTACTCCTGAAGCACTGCCAGCACTTAACACCGATGAAAGTGTGAAATTATTTGAAAGCTTTGGCGTTCTCTCCAAGCGCGAACTCGATAGCCGTACCTCCATCTTCTTTGAACAGTACGTCAATGCTATTCAGACTGAAGTTGGACTTGCTATCAAAATTTCCCGCACCTCTATCCTTCCTGCTGCAGTTCGCTACCAGACTGAACTTGCCCGCAACTGCTTAAACATGAAGGAACTTGGTCTGGGTTGTGTTCAGGGGCCATTAACTACGCTTACTGAAAACCTGAACGGTCTTGAGTCCGCTGCAAATGAACTCGAAACCATGCTTACTCAGAAACACTCCGACGAGCAGGAGCACGCACAGTTCCTGTGCAACAAAGTACTGCCAGTTATGACAGAACTCCGTGAGTACGCAGACAGACTGGAAGAAATCGTAGCAGACGATCTCTGGCCACTACCTACCTATCAGGAAATGCTGTTCATCAAATAA
- a CDS encoding response regulator, producing the protein MADKKVLIVDDEENIRLLYKDAFEEDGYKVALSDGSEPILDVLAREGPDVVVLDIRLNQQVTGLDLLQEIRTTHATLPVILSTAYDSFQHDMKSIAADCYVVKSVDLTELKAKVASFFE; encoded by the coding sequence ATGGCTGATAAAAAAGTGTTGATCGTGGATGATGAAGAGAATATTCGTCTGTTATACAAAGACGCGTTTGAAGAGGACGGCTACAAAGTAGCGCTTTCTGATGGTTCTGAACCTATTCTGGATGTGCTCGCTCGAGAAGGTCCGGATGTTGTTGTGTTGGATATCAGGCTTAATCAACAGGTTACCGGATTAGATTTATTGCAGGAGATCCGGACAACGCATGCAACGTTGCCTGTTATCTTGAGTACAGCATACGACAGCTTTCAGCATGATATGAAGTCGATTGCTGCAGATTGTTACGTTGTGAAATCTGTAGATTTGACGGAGTTGAAAGCGAAGGTTGCAAGTTTCTTCGAATAG
- a CDS encoding ComEC/Rec2 family competence protein produces MERTTQHDSTSYPSLLTWHWYLLAWGAGLWGARYFLPSLAALASIIFFYVLTRLLSHQPSKENISSPILATTQRMVRLCVVFTIFILGLQVGTATLAKRPFDISKPETLPQIVLDKKYTQVTGTIREVITSPDRRIKFILTDASYTSEGEETPISGDIVWTWANRKDAWNKQQKATITSTKGATKLQPSAQDTFSASGSSTIEQLRPMVGETVSIRAKLAPIVGFRNKSLWNSGDYWQNRGIFWRIYTWGDKSIPTRSGNVSFWTLWREKMRFHVSQQLKELEHTSAIQKLSSVFDANALNDALDIIPALLFGDKYNLSSKRYTQLSHASLSHSFALSGMHLAIVALSISFLLTLCVRQANIYELISRPKLFALGILPAAAVYVWIGGGSPSLVRAFIMLCCWCVLLLFNRPKVFMDGLFWAIAIMTIADPLIVFDLRLQLSALAIVAMIIALPMLSVLKEYLLPKKTTRFQRIKRAMFDILVISIAIQLVLLPVTIWNFNELSLWNVLNVLWLPLLGMVIMPVLLLGLITACISMALPVVAPISEAFFAVAAVPVTVLFAFLDDMDKAGFLRPIIMNRPHWIEIFAWYGCIVSALVWWKIEGKEVMQALYTSLSEGAPTWENKLFTAVGLPLIGDDIEQRETEPPFVMRNIEDSTHCAGKGIIQCKQSTRSALSRWAARLALSCFVLLLFIPDALHAYKGKHRTRLNVLDVGQGQSLLLTFPNDKRMLIDGGGFPSRTFDVGHAIIMPCITRQHDAALQWVISTHPDADHLRGLFYPIKYADVKGYFAAEATPEGWNKKQLTQALASAGLKKQVLSAGDVLTISENLELEVLHPNENSQLDGNNKSLVLRLVRHSGTGRKGLALITGDIELKGIQELMESKVDLRADILILPHHGSESSYSPTFYDAVNPKIAIVSCGFLNKYKFPSSTVMNELHRKGIQTVTTAQKGEVELFLK; encoded by the coding sequence ATGGAACGTACAACACAGCACGACTCAACATCATATCCCTCTTTACTCACATGGCACTGGTATCTGCTTGCATGGGGAGCAGGTCTTTGGGGGGCGCGTTACTTCCTGCCTTCGTTGGCAGCCCTTGCCTCTATTATCTTTTTTTACGTACTCACCCGTCTTCTCTCTCACCAGCCCTCTAAAGAGAATATTTCTTCCCCAATACTCGCGACGACACAAAGAATGGTACGCCTCTGTGTAGTTTTTACCATCTTCATATTAGGATTACAGGTTGGTACCGCCACTCTGGCAAAACGCCCTTTTGATATCAGCAAGCCTGAAACACTTCCTCAGATTGTTCTCGATAAGAAGTATACACAGGTTACCGGAACAATACGTGAAGTTATCACGTCGCCAGACCGACGCATAAAATTTATTCTAACAGACGCCAGCTATACGTCAGAAGGGGAAGAAACGCCCATTTCTGGAGACATTGTCTGGACATGGGCAAACCGCAAGGACGCATGGAACAAACAGCAGAAAGCGACTATTACGTCGACTAAAGGGGCAACTAAGCTTCAACCTTCCGCACAAGACACATTTTCTGCATCTGGCAGCTCAACAATTGAGCAGTTGCGCCCTATGGTAGGCGAAACAGTCTCCATTCGGGCCAAGCTGGCACCAATTGTCGGCTTTCGAAACAAAAGTCTCTGGAACAGTGGTGACTACTGGCAAAACCGTGGGATCTTCTGGCGCATATACACATGGGGTGACAAATCTATCCCCACCCGTTCTGGTAACGTTTCATTTTGGACGTTATGGCGAGAAAAAATGCGATTCCACGTCTCTCAACAGCTTAAAGAGCTTGAACACACAAGTGCCATACAAAAACTTTCATCCGTATTCGATGCAAACGCACTGAATGATGCGCTGGATATTATCCCAGCCTTACTCTTCGGCGATAAATACAATCTTTCAAGCAAGCGTTACACCCAGCTTTCACACGCCTCGCTTTCACATTCATTTGCTCTTTCGGGAATGCATCTGGCGATTGTCGCCTTAAGTATTTCATTCTTACTTACGCTCTGTGTACGCCAAGCCAACATTTACGAACTCATCAGCCGTCCTAAACTGTTTGCTCTGGGAATACTTCCTGCTGCAGCTGTGTACGTCTGGATTGGCGGCGGTTCTCCCTCGTTGGTACGGGCATTCATCATGCTATGTTGCTGGTGCGTTCTACTGCTGTTCAACCGTCCCAAGGTCTTTATGGACGGACTATTCTGGGCGATTGCCATCATGACAATAGCCGACCCGCTTATCGTTTTTGATCTACGCCTACAGCTTTCAGCGTTAGCAATCGTGGCTATGATCATTGCTTTGCCCATGCTCTCAGTACTGAAAGAATATCTACTGCCTAAGAAAACAACCCGTTTTCAACGCATCAAACGGGCTATGTTCGATATCCTAGTCATATCCATTGCAATTCAACTTGTATTGCTCCCAGTAACGATCTGGAACTTTAATGAGCTATCCTTATGGAATGTACTGAACGTCCTGTGGCTACCGCTTCTAGGGATGGTCATCATGCCGGTATTACTTCTCGGCCTTATTACAGCCTGCATAAGCATGGCTCTTCCAGTTGTTGCTCCTATCTCTGAAGCATTCTTTGCCGTTGCTGCCGTACCAGTGACAGTTCTATTCGCCTTCCTTGATGACATGGATAAAGCAGGATTCCTACGGCCTATCATTATGAACCGCCCGCATTGGATTGAAATTTTTGCATGGTACGGGTGCATCGTATCAGCCCTCGTCTGGTGGAAAATTGAAGGCAAAGAAGTCATGCAAGCACTCTATACATCTCTGAGTGAAGGCGCTCCGACATGGGAAAACAAGTTGTTTACGGCTGTTGGTCTCCCACTGATAGGTGATGATATCGAGCAACGAGAAACTGAGCCACCATTCGTAATGCGCAACATTGAGGACTCTACTCATTGCGCTGGCAAAGGTATTATTCAATGCAAACAGAGTACACGCAGCGCTCTCTCGCGCTGGGCTGCTCGTTTAGCTTTGTCGTGCTTCGTGCTGTTGCTATTCATTCCTGATGCTCTGCACGCTTACAAAGGAAAGCATAGAACTCGGCTGAATGTTCTCGACGTAGGTCAAGGGCAATCCCTGCTTCTTACCTTTCCTAATGACAAACGTATGCTCATTGATGGAGGAGGATTCCCTTCACGCACCTTTGATGTAGGGCACGCAATCATAATGCCGTGCATTACGCGTCAACACGACGCAGCCTTGCAATGGGTCATATCTACACATCCAGATGCAGACCATCTTCGCGGGCTGTTTTACCCGATCAAATACGCAGATGTGAAAGGATATTTTGCAGCAGAAGCTACTCCAGAGGGGTGGAACAAAAAACAGCTTACCCAAGCTCTCGCTAGCGCAGGATTAAAGAAACAAGTCCTGTCAGCTGGAGATGTACTCACCATCTCGGAAAATCTTGAGCTTGAGGTGCTGCACCCCAATGAAAATTCGCAACTTGATGGAAACAACAAATCGCTAGTGCTCCGCCTTGTACGCCACAGCGGGACTGGAAGAAAAGGACTAGCACTGATTACAGGTGATATTGAGCTGAAAGGTATTCAGGAACTCATGGAGTCAAAAGTAGATTTGCGTGCTGACATACTCATCCTGCCACATCACGGTTCAGAGTCCAGTTATTCACCTACGTTTTATGACGCGGTAAATCCAAAAATTGCTATTGTCTCATGCGGTTTTTTGAACAAATACAAATTCCCCTCATCCACAGTAATGAATGAATTACACCGCAAAGGAATACAAACTGTTACGACAGCACAAAAAGGTGAAGTAGAACTCTTTCTAAAGTAG